Proteins encoded by one window of Halichondria panicea chromosome 8, odHalPani1.1, whole genome shotgun sequence:
- the LOC135339388 gene encoding alpha-methylacyl-CoA racemase-like isoform X2, with protein sequence MMALRGVRVVEMAGLAPAPFAGMILADFGASVVRVDKPDQPPLDTLARNKRSIAVSLKSPSGVEIVRRLCSQADVIIEPYRPGVMEKLGLGPNVLMESNPRLVYARLTGFGQTGPLSHRAGHDINYLATAGLLSMLGRKGENPMAPINLLADFAGGSFSCVIGVLMALFERSKSGKGQIVDAAMVDGAAYLGSFLLASRKIGLWTGERGENMLDTGAPFYDTYKTSDGKYMSVGAIEPQFYTALLEGLGMSEADLPNQMDNSAWDDLRGKFAAIFATKSQKEWTQIFSTDACVEPVLSMEEASDHSHNTQRQVFHKHSSGEFEPMPAPRLSRTPGKPGSFGQPEIGEHTVEVLKELSFSQQDIQELMDNNTIAQSEPTSKL encoded by the exons ATGATGGCTCTCCGAGGTGTGCGAGTGGTGGAGATGGCTGGACTAGCTCCTGCACCCTTTGCAGGCATGATACTGGCAG ATTTTGGTGCCTCAGTGGTGAGGGTAGACAAGcctgaccaacctcctctagaCACACTCGCAAG gaacaAGAGGTCAATTGCTGTGAGTCTGAAGAGCCCTAGCGGTGTGGAGATAGTTCGTAGGCTCTGTAGTCAGGCAGACGTGATCATTGAACCATATCGACCTGGTGTCATGGAGAAGCTAGGTCTTGGTCCGAACGTCTTGATGGAATCTAATCCACGATTGGTGTACGCTCGACTGACTGGGTTTGGCCAAACTGGGCCACTGTCTCATAGGGCTGGCCATGACATCAACTATTTAGCTACTGCAGGACTGCTCTCT ATGTTAGGGAGGAAAGGGGAGAACCCAATGGCCCCTATTAATCTG ttggcagattttgctggAGGGAGCTTCTCTTGTGTGATTGGAGTATTGATGGCTTTGTTTGAGAGATCGAAATCA GGCAAAGGTCAAATAGTGGATGCAGCTATGGTGGATGGAGCAGCTTATCTTGGATCTTTTCTACTGGCCTCGAGGAAGATTGGTCTATGGACTG GAGAGAGGGGAGAGAATATGCTGGACACTGGAGCACCTTTCTATGACAC GTACAAGACCTCTGATGGCAAGTACATGTCAGTGGGCGCCATAGAACCTCAGTTCTATAC TGCACTGCTAGAGGGTCTTGGTATGAGTGAGGCAGACCTTCCTAACCAGATGGACAACAGTGCTTGG GATGACCTCAGAGGGAAATTTGCTGCTATTTTTGCGACTAAATCACAAAAAGAATGGACACAGATATTCTCAA CTGATGCTTGTGTAGAGCCAGTGCTCTCAATGGAGGAAGCCAGCGATCATTCTCACAACACACAGCGTCAAGTGTTCCACAAGCACTCATCCGGAGAATTTGAACCAA TGCCTGCTCCGAGGCTAAGCCGCACTCCTGGCAAACCAG GGAGTTTCGGCCAGCCAGAGATAGGAGAGCATACGGTGGAGGTGCTGAAAGAGCTGAGCTTCTCCCAACAAGATATCCAAGAGCTCATGGACAATAATACTATAGCTCAGTCAGAACCCACTTCAAAACTGTGA
- the LOC135339388 gene encoding alpha-methylacyl-CoA racemase-like isoform X1, with the protein MMALRGVRVVEMAGLAPAPFAGMILADFGASVVRVDKPDQPPLDTLARNKRSIAVSLKSPSGVEIVRRLCSQADVIIEPYRPGVMEKLGLGPNVLMESNPRLVYARLTGFGQTGPLSHRAGHDINYLATAGLLSMLGRKGENPMAPINLLADFAGGSFSCVIGVLMALFERSKSGKGQIVDAAMVDGAAYLGSFLLASRKIGLWTGERGENMLDTGAPFYDTYKTSDGKYMSVGAIEPQFYTALLEGLGMSEADLPNQMDNSAWDDLRGKFAAIFATKSQKEWTQIFSKADACVEPVLSMEEASDHSHNTQRQVFHKHSSGEFEPMPAPRLSRTPGKPGSFGQPEIGEHTVEVLKELSFSQQDIQELMDNNTIAQSEPTSKL; encoded by the exons ATGATGGCTCTCCGAGGTGTGCGAGTGGTGGAGATGGCTGGACTAGCTCCTGCACCCTTTGCAGGCATGATACTGGCAG ATTTTGGTGCCTCAGTGGTGAGGGTAGACAAGcctgaccaacctcctctagaCACACTCGCAAG gaacaAGAGGTCAATTGCTGTGAGTCTGAAGAGCCCTAGCGGTGTGGAGATAGTTCGTAGGCTCTGTAGTCAGGCAGACGTGATCATTGAACCATATCGACCTGGTGTCATGGAGAAGCTAGGTCTTGGTCCGAACGTCTTGATGGAATCTAATCCACGATTGGTGTACGCTCGACTGACTGGGTTTGGCCAAACTGGGCCACTGTCTCATAGGGCTGGCCATGACATCAACTATTTAGCTACTGCAGGACTGCTCTCT ATGTTAGGGAGGAAAGGGGAGAACCCAATGGCCCCTATTAATCTG ttggcagattttgctggAGGGAGCTTCTCTTGTGTGATTGGAGTATTGATGGCTTTGTTTGAGAGATCGAAATCA GGCAAAGGTCAAATAGTGGATGCAGCTATGGTGGATGGAGCAGCTTATCTTGGATCTTTTCTACTGGCCTCGAGGAAGATTGGTCTATGGACTG GAGAGAGGGGAGAGAATATGCTGGACACTGGAGCACCTTTCTATGACAC GTACAAGACCTCTGATGGCAAGTACATGTCAGTGGGCGCCATAGAACCTCAGTTCTATAC TGCACTGCTAGAGGGTCTTGGTATGAGTGAGGCAGACCTTCCTAACCAGATGGACAACAGTGCTTGG GATGACCTCAGAGGGAAATTTGCTGCTATTTTTGCGACTAAATCACAAAAAGAATGGACACAGATATTCTCAA AAGCTGATGCTTGTGTAGAGCCAGTGCTCTCAATGGAGGAAGCCAGCGATCATTCTCACAACACACAGCGTCAAGTGTTCCACAAGCACTCATCCGGAGAATTTGAACCAA TGCCTGCTCCGAGGCTAAGCCGCACTCCTGGCAAACCAG GGAGTTTCGGCCAGCCAGAGATAGGAGAGCATACGGTGGAGGTGCTGAAAGAGCTGAGCTTCTCCCAACAAGATATCCAAGAGCTCATGGACAATAATACTATAGCTCAGTCAGAACCCACTTCAAAACTGTGA
- the LOC135339394 gene encoding transmembrane protein 134-like: MSQSESVEQVAPEANGDSPFIKPVNEPLFMTSSTTSVEPSSAIASAVPVKPYNPQPKKSVLEMTSVLDSDRRALIESESDDSLSSDDSDYQRIAVKKRRGTGTASGPAKWWFQEPAIKKNICIVIGAWILVFLGIASFITGIALEGAYHTENQDILRGIIFFIIAVVVLLPSVYAVVHIYLAAKRVGVIRFSNVWFFR; the protein is encoded by the exons atGTCTCAGTCTGAGTCAGTGGAACAAGTGGCCCCTGAGGCTAATGGGGACTCCCCTTTCATCAAACCAGTTAACGAGCCGTTGTTCATGACATCATCGACCACCAGTGTGGAGCCAAGCTCTGCTATAGCTAGTGCTGTCCCCGTGAAGCCATACAACCCACAGCCGAAAAAAAGCGTATTGGAAATGACCTCG gtgttgGATAGCGACCGTCGTGCTCTGATTGAGAGTGAGAGTGATGATTCTCTGAGCTCTGATGACAGTGACTATCAGAGGATAGCTGTGAAGAAGAGGAGAGGCACAGGCACAGCCAGTGGACCAGCAAAATG gtggTTTCAAGAACCTGCTATTAAGAAGAATATATGCATCGTGATTGGAGCATGGATTCTGGTCTTCCTAGGAATAG CTTCTTTCATCACCGGCATAGCCTTGGAGGGCGCCTATCACACCGAGAATCAGGACATTTTAAGAGGAATCATCTTCTTCATAATCGCCGTTGTTGTACTCCTGCCGTCTG TGTATGCAGTTGTCCACATATATCTGGCTGCTAAGAGAGTTGGAGTGATTCGCTTCAGCAATGTCTGGTTCTTTCGATAA
- the LOC135339384 gene encoding hepatocyte nuclear factor 1-beta-B-like has protein sequence MENNVLVGAGLDAEEPLVQSGEVSPATRKTCTPPQRAPPHRTPPHRAPPPMLLPNAAVALIQELIDDHQLSKEQLIKIYDDHIQSKLQEQDSPDSMDDQSVLEEEGGCIVMYRDTPPPLTSVVTTTTEELSEIGQKRKHFTLEDELNMQISPFVECLLDRDQSVVAQVIKRYMNQYSIPQREVVEITNLNQSHLSQHFLHGVTMKRAKRVKLYQWFEDDQKTRTGKVQSADGNLTAVLESPRVEGKRRPRWKWSPISTQILTEAFKRNQFPTRDQRLDLARICNEAEVAMNNGAKVRGPEGDTEGITEQRVNTWFTNRRKGLGTPITPPPPNKVFNSTPGGTPLYPPLLHPTILRGASPATTPGMTRGRVEFFGGTPSSDRVTTPTTLQSLVSQIQESQVSQQQKGLSLIPSLLSRPPLALPLALSLPQGVSSTSLMPTPPPPGSHANTPSPATHHTPFHTVAMPFSLSPALISPSQVQALISQFHSPLSTATTSHDSPSSYSHSVPGIPLTVQSVTIASDPNILVSPSSQEERSRLTQLPGGIVLSPGQLQALVQQVQTQQAQRDGLQIVALPYSATGTE, from the exons ATGGAAAACAACGTCCTTGTTGGCGCTGGGCTGGATGCAGAAGAGCCACTGGTCCAATCTGGGGAGGTCTCTCCGGCCACTCGCAAg ACTTGTACCCCCCCACAACGTGCCCCCCCACATCGTACCCCCCCACATCGTGCCCCCCCTCCCATGCTCCTGCCCAATGCTGCCGTCGCTCTTATACAAGAGCTCATTGACGACCATCAACTCAGTAAAGAGCAGCTAATCAAAATCTACGATGACCACATTCAGAGCAAGCTTCAGGAGCAGGATTCTCCGGACAGTATGGACGATCAGAGTGTGCTTGAGGAGGAGGGGGGCTGTATCGTGATGTATAGGGACACACCCCCTCCGCTAACAAGTGTGGTAACCACGACGACAGAGGAATTATCAGAGATAGGTCAAAAGAGGAAACATTTTACGCTTGAGGATGAACTGAATATGCAAATCTCTCCGTTTGTGGAATGTCTACTAGA CCGAGACCAGAGTGTGGTTGCCCAGGTGATCAAGCGCTACATGAATCAGTACTCTATCCCCCAGCGTGAGGTGGTGGAGATCACGAACCTCAATCAAAGCCACCTCTCTCAACACTTCCTCCACGGTGTCACTATGAAGAGAGCTAAGCGGGTTAAACTATATCAGTGGTTTGAAGACGACCAAAAGACAAGAACAGGGA AAGTTCAGAGTGCAGATGGCAACCTGACTGCTGTGCTCGAGAGCCCACGTGTTGAGGGGAAGAGAAGACCACGCTGGAAATGGTCACCCATATCCACACAGATCCTCACTGAAGCATTTAAGAGG AACCAGTTTCCAACTCGGGATCAACGGCTGGACCTGGCTAGGATCTGTAACGAAGCCGAGGTTGCCATGAACAACGGTGCCAAGGTCCGAGGGCCTGAGGGAGACACAGAGGGCATCACTGAGCAACGGGTCAACACTTGGTTCACTAACAGACGGAAGGGACTGGGTACGCCCATCACACCACCACCTCCTAACAAAG TGTTCAACTCTACTCCAGGGGGCACACCACTCTACCCTCCACTACTCCACCCAACAATCCTCCGAGGGGCTAGTCCCGCTACCACACCTGGTATGACTAGAGGAAGGGTGGAGTTCTTTGGGGGAACCCCCTCCTCTGACAgggtgaccacacccactactcTACAGTCACTGGTCTCACAGATACAAGAATCTCag gtgAGTCAACAACAGAAGGGACTTTCTCTTATCCCCTCGTTACTCTCGAGACCCCCTCTGGCCCTACCCCTCGCCCTGTCATTACCTCAAGGAGTATCATCAACATCCT taatgcCTACGCCCCCTCCACCTGGAAGCCATGCAAACACACCGTCACCAGCTACACACCATACACCCTTCCACACCGTCGCGATGCCATTCAGTCTTAGCCCCGCTCTCATCTCTCCAAGCCAGGTCCAAGCACTCATCTCACAGTTCCATTCTCCTCTCTCGACCGCAACCACATCACATGACTCACCCTCGTCTTATTCCCACAGTGTTCCCGGGATCCCACTAACTGTTCAATCTGTCACTATAGCATCAGACCCTAACATACTAGTGAGCCCTAGTTCGCAGGAGGAGAGGTCAAGACTAACGCAACTACCAGGAGGTATTGTTCTCAGCCCTGGTCAGCTGCAAGCACTAGTGCAACAAGTGCAGACACAGCAAGCACAAAGAGATGGTCTGCAGATAGTGGCCCTGCCGTACTCAGCAACTGGAACAgaataa
- the LOC135339387 gene encoding exostosin-like 2 codes for MLDVMKKLLVAVVVLGVMIMLLASWTLYSDGSNHIARGLTDHISKLYHSASDVGYWPTTHIHGGGVTCNVCVPPPNISVSSAPSLNKKNISSRIVSTALERWQKQVFSTDMDLNTENFTIVMLTYRRESILPKILLHYCETPRLAKIVVIWNDVERVIPQAILNLSNMCRIPLEFIREKENKITNRFKPRPQIKTDCVFILDDDRWINDLSDLTFAFNVWQENRHRIVGFENCMRSHSLNSQGQYTYDQAVPGRGVSIMMTATGLLHRAYLDMYFDPGALLPGGMMKDKDWTMYCDDILMNCVVGRFLELVSWPQPSLVVVKGKGGLKNLERESAKAGGHPGLHVIQPDHYKRRSVCLNKLAGIFGHLPLKLTKIIVKENVKT; via the exons ATGTTGGATGTGATGAAGAAGTTGTTGGTGGCTGTGGTGGTCCTGGGTGTGATGATCATGCTGCTTGCATCGTGGACCCTATACTCTGATGGCAGTAACCACATAGCCAGAGGACTAACTGATCATATCTCCAAGCTATACCACAGTGCCTCAGATGTGGGCTACTGGCCAACAACCCATATCCATGGTGGCGGTGTTACATGCAATGTCTGTGTACCACCACCTAACATCAGTGTCAGCTCTGCGCCATCACTTAATAAAAAGAACATCAGCAGTAGAATTGTCAGTACAGCGCTAGAAAGATGGCAAAAGCAAGTGTTTAGTACAGACATGGATTTGAACACCGAGAACTTCACAATTGTCATGCTGACCTATCGGAGGGAATCCATTCTACCCAAGATATTACTGCACTATTGTGAAACACCGCGATTGGCTAAGATTGTTGTGATATGGAATGATGTTGAGCGAGTCATCCCGCAGGCTATTCTTAATCTGAGTAACATGTGTCGAATCCCACTCGAGTTTATACGAGAGAAGGAAAACAAGATAACCAATCGATTCAAGCCGCGGCCACAAATAAAGACAGACT GTGTATTCATTCTGGATGATGATCGATGGATTAATGACTTGTCTGATCTCACGTTCGCCTTCAACGTTTGGCAG gAGAACAGACATCGTATTGTTGGCTTTGAGAATTGCATGAGGTCGCACAGCCTCAACTCTCAGGGGCAGTATACCTATGACCAGGCAGTACCAGGGAGGGGTGTGTCCATCATGATGACGGCAACAGGTCTCCTGCATAG GGCCTACCTCGATATGTACTTTGACCCCGGTGCCTTGCTGCCAGGGGGCATGATGAAGGATAAGGATTGGACTATGTATTGTGATGATATTCTCATGAACTGCGTGGTAGGACGTTTCCTGGAGCTGGTCTCGTGGCCGCAGCCTAGTCTAGTGGTTGTCAAGGGGAAGGGAGGACTCAAGAACCTGGAGAGAGAATCAG ccaAGGCAGGAGGCCACCCTGgactgcatgtgatacaaCCTGACCACTACAAACGAAGAAGCGTGTGTCTCAATAAACTAGCGGGCATCTTTGGACACCTCCCTCTCAAACTCACCAAGATCATTGTCAAAGAAAATGTGAAAACATAA
- the LOC135339392 gene encoding THO complex subunit 6 homolog: MGKLILTRSTWPWMEEMSNHLEQYYNIVFDQIFSPNTKHLVTCDRYGRLAVFSLAAALGASADNGKSPVLTTTGGGGPAYCLETAGQLLFSGGEEGIQAWKWSDLTKTTNKTIEPVATLSPPARQHVTPDTNALVYDEATETLYSGCGDNNVYGWDIATGQIKTTLSGHDDYVHCLCSRAGGQLLSGAEDGTVRLWDPARENKTVHTIHKGGRSEWVGCVGVDSGGEWIVCGGSEPPSIYHLSTLSHVTTLATPPGVITQAILFTNDRIITAGSERLLRHWSISGDSMATIPSAHSHAFSLAHNKNSQQYEMWTVSGDSSELQVFTNLGYKAFSLTL; this comes from the exons ATGGGAAAGCTAATATTGACAAGATCCACATGGCCTTGGATGGAAGAGATGTCT AATCATCTAGAACAGTACTATAACATAGTATTTGACCAGATATTTTCTCCGAACACCAAGCATCTGGTGACATGCGATCGCTACGGCCGACTAGCTGTGTTCAG TTTAGCAGCTGCTTTGGGAGCTTCCGCTGATAACGGCAAGTCTCCTGTGCTCACCACTactg gtgGTGGTGGTCCGGCCTATTGTCTGGAGACTGCTGGTCAGCTGCTATTCAGTGGTGGGGAGGAGGGAATTCAGGCATGGAAATGGAGTGATCTGACCAAGACAACCAACAAG ACTATTGAACCCGTGGCCACTCTATCTCCCCCGGCAAG ACAACATGTGACTCCGGACACCAACGCACTCGTCTATGATGAAGCG ACAGAGACCCTCTACTCTGGGTGTGGAGATAATAATGTGTACGGCTGGGACATAGCCACTGGTCAGATCAAG ACCACCCTCTCTGGTCACGATGACTACGTACACTGTCTGTGTTCACGTGCTGGAGGACAGCTGCTCTCTGGAGCCGAGGATGGGACTGTGAGACTGTGgg ATCCAGCTCGTGAAAACAAGACCGTTCATACAATTCACAAA GGTGGTCGCTctgagtgggtggggtgtgtgggcgtTGACTCGGGAGGGGAGTggattgtgtgtggagggtcgGAACCACCATCTATATACCACCTCTCGACactcagtcatgtgactacaCTAGCCACGCCTCCTGGTGTCATCACGCAAGCTATCCTGTTCACAAACGATAGA ATCATTACAGCTGGCTCTGAGCGTCTCCTCCGCCATTGGTCAATCAGTGGTGACTCCATGGCAACCATCCCCTCGGCTCATAGCCATGCCTTCTCTTTGGCCCACAACAAAAACAGTCAGCAATACGAG ATGTGGACAGTGAGTGGAGACTCTTCAGAGCTACAGGTGTTCACTAACCTCGGATACAAAGCTTTCTCTCTAACTCTATAA
- the LOC135339390 gene encoding BTB/POZ domain-containing adapter for CUL3-mediated RhoA degradation protein 3-like, translated as MAEIPRQRSNTSSDEVYLIRNGASVLHRTNSEDFGHNVDSSTERRERPQKPPPLAPKPQLSRPSSTNSLSSAGKNKSRSKKAKDEEIEESLRRMRGQGKYIKLNVGGSLHYTTLATLTKHDNMLRAMFSERIPLEKDDEGWVLLDRSGKHFGLILNYLRDGSVSLPETKNECIELLAEAKYYCIDELVEVVDAQLDKLKDEHQPICRVPVITSLEEEHLIVSTTLKPVIKLLYNRGNNKYSYTTNSDDNLLKNIELFDKLAVRFGGRVKFMKDIVGRGEICCWAFYGRGKKIAEVCCESIVYATDRKHTKIEFPEAKILDETLNIMLYEDRNEDSPPGIRGGERERLPGTPEGRLSEEEY; from the exons ATGGCTGAGATACCTAGACAACGAAGCAACACAAGTAGTGACGAAGTATATCTGATCAGAAACGGCGCTTCAGTTCTACACAGAACCAACAGTGAGGACTTTGGTCACAATGTGGACTCAAGTACAGAGAGACGGGAGCGGCCTCAGAAACCGCCACCTCTAGCCCCCAAGCCACAGCTATCTCGTCCCAGCAGTACCAACTCTCTCTCTAGTGCGGGAAAAAACAAGAGCCGGAGTAAGAAGGCTAAAGACGAGGAGATAGAGGAGTCACTGAGACGCATGAGAGGTCAGGGGAAGTACATCAAACTGAACGTGGGGGGATCACTACATTACACGACACTCGCCACACTCACCAAACATGATAATATGCTCCGAGCTATGTTTAGTGAGCGGATACCTCTCGAGAAGGACGACGAAG GATGGGTCCTATTGGATCGCAGTGGTAAACATTTTGGGCTGATTCTAAACTACCTACGGGATGGTTCTGTATCCTTGCCAGAGACAAAGAACGAATGCATTGAACTTCTGGCTGAAGCAAA GTACTACTGTATAGATGAGCTGGTCGAGGTGGTGGACGCACAGCTGGACAAGCTGAAGGATGAGCATCAACCCATCTGTCGGGTCCCAGTCATCACCTCGCTAGAAGAGGAGCACTTGATTGTCTCCACTACCCTCAAACCAGTTATCAAGCTGCTCTACAACCGAGGGAACAACAAATACTCGTACACAAC TAACTCTGATGACAATCTGCTCAAGAATATCGAGCTCTTTGACAAGCTGGCTGTTCGGTTTGGAGGTAGAGTCAAGTTCATGAAGGACATTGTGGGTCGTGGTGAGATCTGCTGTTGGGCTTTCTATGGCCGTGGAAAGAAGATTGCTGAGGTTTGCTGTGAGAGCATTGTCTATGCCACCGATCGTAAGCACACCAAGATAGAGTTCCCTGAGGCTAAGATCCTGGACGAGACATTGAACATTATGCTGTACGAGGATCGTAACGAGGACAGCCCCCCTGGTATTAGGGGTGGGGAGAGGGAGCGGCTTCCTGGCACTCCCGAGGGAAGGCTATCAGAAGAGGAGTACTAA